CGGGCAAGCTGAAAAAGCTGTATATCGGGGACGAGCTGTCCGCATTTTTTTTAACGGAAGGCGGAGTCAAGAATTTCTTCAATTCCCACGTCCTTAGCCACCATGAGGATATTATCCGTCTGGTTCGCATCAAGAAGCCGGAGCAGGATCAAATTACGAAGGTGCAGAGAAGAAGCTTCCTACGGGTGCAAGCCGAGCTCGAGGTAGCCGTTATGACCAAAGACGGCGGCCAGTTTTTAGCCAAAACCGACGATGTTGGCGGCGGTGGCGTATCCTTTCATCTGCAGCCGGATCAAACGTTTGCGGAAGGGAGTATATTGTCTTGCTGGATCCTCATCCCGTTTAAGAACGGATCCGTGGAGCATGTCCCGTTTGAAGGCGAGGTTGTAAGGGTGAAGGAGCTCCCAACCAACCGAAGCATCGTTATGCTGAAGTTTAATCAGATTGCAGATATGGAACGCCAGAAGCTGATTCGTTATTGTTTTGAGAGACAATTTGATTTTCGCAACCGTTAATGCATAAAAGGGACAAGCCGGTGGCACACTATCCGAAAATTTTGTGCGGGAGGAACTGTCAGCCATGTCAGAAGTCGTAAACGATCACGACCAACTGCTCGAAAAAACAGGACTGGAAGTTAAGGAATCCGAGCAGGGACAAGCCCTGCATGACCGCTACGGGCACATGCTGCTTAAGCTGCTAATCGGACTAGTGCTTGCTTTGGTGATCACCCAGCTCCTATTGCATTATGAGCCTAGCCGGCCCTATATCTCGCCAATTCAGCAGATGGAGGGTGTTCCCGTTAACGAGCCAAATGTAAA
This Paenibacillus sp. JZ16 DNA region includes the following protein-coding sequences:
- a CDS encoding flagellar brake protein, which codes for MSALYPKINDVLYIQLDTGDEKEANIVYKSRISDMDDESMYMEVPLQEGTGKLKKLYIGDELSAFFLTEGGVKNFFNSHVLSHHEDIIRLVRIKKPEQDQITKVQRRSFLRVQAELEVAVMTKDGGQFLAKTDDVGGGGVSFHLQPDQTFAEGSILSCWILIPFKNGSVEHVPFEGEVVRVKELPTNRSIVMLKFNQIADMERQKLIRYCFERQFDFRNR
- a CDS encoding DUF5359 family protein — protein: MSEVVNDHDQLLEKTGLEVKESEQGQALHDRYGHMLLKLLIGLVLALVITQLLLHYEPSRPYISPIQQMEGVPVNEPNVNDWMGENTPSLLHHSS